From one Nonomuraea polychroma genomic stretch:
- a CDS encoding phospholipase D family protein, whose protein sequence is MTAAEAEWVARQAVDSAAYMRLDDWFLTGPERGNDATRLTPWTEGNLVRPLVHGATYFAELAARLADLGEDDLLLFADWRGDPDERLTPDGPEVAAAMARAAEKGALVRGLIWRSHLDVLRFSSAENRHLGEDIEAAGGQALLDTRVRHGGSHHQKFVVLRHDRGPDRDVAFVGGIDLCHSRRDDAEHLGDPQAAPMPGVYGKRPPWHDVQVAISGPAVAEVEKTFCERWEDPAPETRQPLRRLHDRMTRMADVPPLPEPGPPPPAAGTHAVQLLRTYPHLRHAYPFAPEGERSVARAYHKVLARARSLVYLEDQYLWSTEVIEPFAEALEREPDLRMIIVVPRHPDQDGWLAGPASLIGRSEALARLMHAGDGRVAIYDLENHRGTPVYVHAKVCVVDDVWANVGSDNVNLRSWTFDSELSCAVLDAEPDPRLPSGARRFARELRLTLAAEHLDRDPADMDDLCDPESAFEAFAESAARLEAWHQGGCRGSRPPGRLRPHPRPGLGRVRRAMAMPLYRIVVDPDGRPPRLRRSNEF, encoded by the coding sequence ATGACCGCAGCCGAAGCCGAGTGGGTGGCGCGACAGGCGGTGGACAGCGCGGCGTACATGAGGTTGGACGACTGGTTCCTCACCGGCCCCGAACGCGGGAACGACGCGACCAGACTCACGCCCTGGACGGAGGGCAACCTGGTGCGCCCGCTGGTGCATGGTGCTACCTACTTCGCCGAGCTCGCCGCGCGCCTGGCCGACCTCGGCGAGGACGACCTGCTGCTGTTCGCCGACTGGCGTGGCGACCCTGACGAGCGGCTCACGCCGGACGGCCCCGAGGTGGCGGCCGCGATGGCCCGGGCGGCCGAGAAGGGAGCCCTGGTCAGAGGGCTGATCTGGCGCTCGCACCTGGACGTCCTGCGCTTCAGCTCGGCCGAGAACCGGCACCTCGGCGAGGACATCGAGGCGGCCGGCGGGCAGGCGCTGCTCGACACCCGGGTGCGGCACGGCGGCTCGCACCACCAGAAGTTCGTCGTCCTGCGCCATGACCGCGGCCCGGACAGGGACGTGGCGTTCGTCGGCGGCATCGATCTGTGCCACAGCCGCCGCGACGACGCCGAGCATCTGGGTGACCCGCAGGCGGCGCCGATGCCGGGCGTGTACGGCAAACGCCCGCCCTGGCACGACGTCCAGGTGGCGATCAGCGGCCCGGCCGTGGCCGAGGTGGAGAAGACCTTCTGCGAGCGCTGGGAGGACCCCGCGCCCGAGACCCGCCAGCCGCTCAGACGGCTGCACGACCGCATGACCCGGATGGCCGACGTGCCGCCGTTACCGGAGCCCGGCCCTCCGCCACCGGCGGCCGGGACGCATGCCGTGCAGCTCCTCAGAACCTATCCCCACCTGCGCCACGCCTACCCGTTCGCGCCGGAGGGCGAGCGCAGCGTCGCCAGGGCGTACCACAAAGTGCTGGCGCGGGCGAGATCGCTGGTCTACCTGGAAGACCAGTACCTGTGGTCCACGGAGGTGATCGAACCGTTCGCCGAGGCGCTGGAGCGGGAGCCGGACCTCCGGATGATCATCGTAGTGCCGCGCCATCCCGACCAGGACGGCTGGCTGGCCGGCCCGGCCAGCTTGATCGGCAGGTCGGAGGCGCTGGCCAGGCTGATGCACGCGGGTGACGGCCGGGTCGCGATCTACGATCTGGAGAACCACCGGGGCACGCCGGTGTACGTGCATGCCAAGGTCTGCGTCGTCGACGACGTGTGGGCGAACGTCGGCTCCGACAACGTGAACCTGCGCTCATGGACGTTCGACTCCGAACTGAGCTGCGCCGTGCTCGACGCGGAGCCCGACCCGCGCCTGCCCTCGGGAGCCCGCAGGTTCGCCAGGGAACTCCGGCTCACGCTCGCCGCCGAGCACCTGGACCGCGACCCTGCCGACATGGACGATCTGTGCGACCCGGAGAGCGCGTTCGAGGCGTTCGCCGAGTCTGCCGCGCGGCTCGAGGCCTGGCACCAGGGCGGCTGCCGGGGATCCCGCCCGCCGGGCCGGCTGCGCCCGCATCCACGGCCCGGTCTCGGCCGCGTCCGCCGGGCGATGGCCATGCCGCTGTACCGGATCGTCGTGGACCCCGACGGGCGGCCCCCGCGTTTACGCAGATCGAACGAGTTCTGA
- a CDS encoding DUF5709 domain-containing protein, whose translation MSHHTPEHDPRSRFEDEGIPDLQDGTPGQQWAVDPQEAPLPSDEPVALDDYGTTNEEQIQGESLSGRLDREVPEEQPVYGVEESATAARPPADDDDAPAVERVTEESGLGVGSDLDTGYERDRGIDPEWQAQPEEPSGQVWDEPRRAGRLVAPDEGSRADAEPDEVATEVGPDAGGYAAEEAAMRVEPE comes from the coding sequence ATGAGCCATCACACGCCAGAGCACGATCCTCGTTCGCGGTTCGAGGACGAGGGGATACCGGACCTTCAGGACGGCACGCCCGGACAGCAGTGGGCGGTGGATCCGCAGGAGGCTCCGCTGCCGTCCGACGAGCCGGTGGCCTTGGACGACTACGGGACCACGAACGAGGAGCAGATCCAGGGCGAGTCGCTGTCCGGCCGCCTCGACCGGGAGGTGCCGGAGGAGCAGCCGGTGTACGGCGTGGAGGAGTCCGCCACGGCCGCCCGGCCGCCTGCCGATGACGACGACGCGCCGGCCGTCGAGCGGGTGACCGAGGAGAGCGGCCTGGGCGTGGGCTCCGACCTGGACACCGGCTACGAACGCGACCGCGGCATCGATCCGGAGTGGCAGGCCCAGCCTGAGGAGCCGTCGGGCCAGGTCTGGGACGAGCCACGGCGCGCGGGCCGCCTCGTCGCGCCGGATGAGGGGTCGCGTGCGGACGCCGAGCCCGACGAGGTGGCCACGGAGGTCGGTCCGGACGCCGGCGGCTATGCGGCCGAGGAGGCGGCGATGCGAGTCGAGCCCGAGTGA
- a CDS encoding serine hydrolase domain-containing protein codes for MRDIRGTCEPRFRAVRDAFQRNFDEGRELGAALAVYQHGRAVVDLWGGLANTRDEGVAWQQDTIAFLASATKGLVASAAMLLVDRGLLDLDTPVADYWPQFAAEGKAAIPLRWVLGHRSGVVTVDPPLTLTDLDQGTPLADALAAARPAWPPGQAHGYHCLTMGWLLDEIIRRVTGLSAGQFFAKEIAAPLALDLHIGLPHGKEPQLAELVPPTGEQLLQGRGAPEFDGLNQAICDPASLFRRSTFGNIVLTADLVTSVLLQADIPSCGGAGSAAGLARLYAALIGEVDGIRLLRPETTDRARAIEADGMDLVLQCHTSYGRGFMLPGGPMWPGSCSPTAFGHAGVTGAFAFADPDNGLGFAYVPNRMSELIDGGHDRVRRLMEATYRCALT; via the coding sequence GTGAGGGACATCCGTGGGACGTGCGAGCCACGCTTCCGTGCGGTCCGCGACGCGTTCCAGCGCAACTTCGACGAAGGCAGAGAGCTGGGCGCCGCGCTGGCCGTCTATCAGCACGGACGGGCGGTGGTGGACCTGTGGGGCGGGCTGGCGAACACCCGGGACGAGGGCGTCGCATGGCAGCAGGACACCATCGCGTTCCTGGCTTCGGCCACCAAAGGGCTGGTCGCCTCCGCCGCCATGTTGCTGGTCGATCGCGGCCTGCTCGACCTCGACACGCCGGTCGCGGACTACTGGCCGCAATTCGCGGCCGAGGGCAAAGCAGCCATCCCGCTGCGGTGGGTGCTGGGACACCGATCCGGCGTGGTGACGGTCGACCCACCGCTGACCCTGACCGACCTCGATCAGGGCACTCCATTGGCCGACGCCCTCGCCGCCGCGAGGCCCGCATGGCCGCCGGGACAGGCCCACGGATACCACTGCCTGACCATGGGCTGGCTGCTCGATGAGATCATCCGGCGCGTCACGGGGCTGTCGGCCGGGCAGTTCTTCGCCAAGGAGATCGCCGCCCCGCTGGCACTCGACCTGCACATCGGCCTGCCCCACGGCAAGGAGCCGCAGCTGGCCGAGCTCGTGCCGCCCACCGGAGAGCAGCTCTTGCAAGGGCGTGGCGCTCCGGAGTTCGACGGGCTCAACCAGGCGATCTGCGATCCCGCATCCCTCTTCCGCCGCTCGACCTTCGGCAACATCGTCCTGACGGCGGATCTCGTGACCAGTGTCCTCCTCCAAGCGGACATCCCTTCCTGTGGCGGAGCCGGCAGCGCCGCCGGCCTTGCCCGGCTGTACGCCGCTCTCATCGGCGAGGTCGACGGCATCCGGCTGCTGCGCCCGGAGACGACGGACCGGGCACGAGCCATCGAAGCCGACGGCATGGACCTCGTCCTGCAGTGCCACACCTCCTACGGCCGGGGTTTCATGCTGCCCGGCGGCCCGATGTGGCCTGGCTCCTGCTCCCCCACCGCCTTCGGCCATGCCGGCGTCACCGGTGCCTTCGCCTTCGCCGACCCGGACAACGGCCTCGGCTTCGCCTACGTGCCCAACCGCATGTCGGAACTCATCGACGGAGGCCACGACCGAGTCCGGCGCCTCATGGAGGCCACGTACCGCTGCGCCCTCACGTGA
- a CDS encoding CBM35 domain-containing protein has translation MHRHRLFQQARTVATVAALATLTASLTATPATAAPAVVVVDFGQRTGPVHGGATGMLYGLSDPGVPGDSLLAGARPRTIAQKAPDGDQHPNGDALVVADGFFAAGGEEIVIYMQDVYSQWPYENRGIDDYLAKVDTMVRKVVRERPRDKDKFVWVPFNEPDGIWYQNWAASKQKFFSDWKAVFERIRSIDPDARIVGPNEAAYNPGRLRDFLTWAKDASCAGGNCLPDIMAWHELQRDKLASYRGHYEHYRAMERELGIGPLPINIDEYGNRRDMSVPGQMIQWISLFEDTKVDADMAYWTYAGNLDDHAVRTRQANGGWWLLKWYADVTGQTVSATPPQLDVADTVQAVAAIDESARRGTILVGGGSEPVRLDVSGLDPAVFGKQVDVVVSKATWTGYEGDALKPPVIATRRATVSDGKLQVDLPGGDVMAAYRVTIVPASGGEPAPDAPWTVSVEAESAALTSAQAFNQDTTANAQLYATSGKRDVGAMNRAGSAVTFPVTVPRDGRYRLGIYQGANKAPGRHALFVDGKLNQLVQYSANLGWTYRGRTDVELELTAGTHELSVRTSADGVNRLPGSDITLDRFDLTEVTGAERAAYSADEARLSGSARITRQAKGPAIALGGDALATFFVAAGGDGYYDLTLDYRAPDAGDLRVLADGREIAGLRATRPGEGSSRARVYLPAGISKIDVSGPAGLELRALTTVRVAEADAAVHRVEAEQAPRAGTANVVNVPATSGSNASAGAYVGHIGNGPGNTLTLPRPDGFGPGEYVLVVHYANADRNTGHAYNTDVISRFLDISETGGATTRGVFRHNYAWDNFWPQATPLTLSTDTGAIVLGNATAYGPNIDRLELARLVLEIDNKARG, from the coding sequence ATGCACCGACATCGGTTGTTCCAGCAGGCCCGCACGGTGGCCACCGTCGCGGCGCTCGCCACCCTGACCGCGAGCCTGACCGCCACCCCGGCCACCGCCGCCCCCGCAGTGGTCGTCGTGGACTTCGGGCAGCGCACCGGTCCGGTTCACGGCGGTGCGACCGGCATGCTGTACGGCCTGTCCGACCCCGGCGTACCGGGTGATTCGCTGCTCGCCGGCGCCCGGCCGCGCACCATCGCGCAGAAGGCCCCGGACGGCGACCAGCACCCCAACGGCGACGCGCTCGTGGTCGCGGACGGCTTCTTCGCCGCGGGCGGCGAGGAGATCGTCATCTACATGCAGGACGTCTACAGCCAGTGGCCCTACGAGAACCGCGGCATCGACGACTATCTGGCCAAGGTCGACACGATGGTGCGCAAGGTCGTGCGGGAGCGGCCACGGGACAAGGACAAGTTCGTCTGGGTGCCGTTCAACGAGCCCGACGGGATCTGGTACCAGAACTGGGCGGCGTCGAAGCAGAAGTTCTTCAGCGACTGGAAGGCGGTGTTCGAGCGCATCCGGTCGATCGACCCCGACGCCCGGATCGTCGGTCCCAACGAAGCGGCCTACAACCCCGGCCGGCTGCGCGACTTCCTCACCTGGGCCAAGGACGCGAGCTGCGCCGGCGGGAACTGCCTGCCGGACATCATGGCCTGGCACGAGTTGCAGCGCGACAAGCTCGCCTCCTACCGCGGCCACTACGAGCACTACCGCGCGATGGAGCGCGAGCTCGGCATCGGCCCGCTGCCCATCAACATCGACGAGTACGGCAACCGGCGTGACATGTCCGTCCCCGGCCAGATGATCCAGTGGATCTCCCTGTTCGAGGACACCAAGGTCGACGCCGACATGGCGTACTGGACCTACGCCGGCAACCTCGACGACCACGCGGTGCGCACCCGCCAGGCCAACGGCGGATGGTGGCTGCTCAAGTGGTACGCGGACGTGACCGGGCAGACGGTCAGCGCGACCCCGCCCCAGCTGGACGTCGCCGACACGGTCCAGGCCGTCGCGGCGATCGACGAGTCCGCACGGCGCGGCACCATCCTGGTCGGCGGCGGCTCGGAGCCTGTACGGCTCGACGTCTCCGGGCTCGACCCCGCCGTCTTCGGCAAGCAGGTCGACGTCGTGGTGTCCAAGGCCACCTGGACCGGGTACGAGGGCGACGCGCTCAAGCCGCCGGTCATCGCCACCCGGCGCGCCACCGTGTCCGATGGCAAGCTGCAGGTGGACCTGCCCGGTGGGGACGTGATGGCCGCCTACCGGGTCACCATCGTGCCCGCGAGCGGCGGCGAGCCCGCGCCCGACGCGCCGTGGACGGTCTCGGTCGAGGCGGAGTCCGCCGCGCTCACCTCCGCACAGGCCTTCAACCAGGACACAACGGCGAACGCCCAGCTGTACGCGACCTCCGGCAAGCGGGACGTCGGCGCCATGAACCGGGCCGGCTCGGCGGTGACGTTCCCCGTCACCGTGCCCCGCGACGGCCGCTACCGGCTGGGCATCTACCAGGGCGCGAACAAGGCGCCGGGCAGGCACGCGCTGTTCGTGGACGGCAAGCTGAACCAGCTCGTGCAGTATTCGGCCAACCTCGGCTGGACCTACCGCGGCCGCACCGATGTGGAGCTCGAGCTGACCGCCGGCACCCATGAGCTGTCCGTACGCACCAGCGCCGACGGCGTGAACCGGCTGCCCGGCAGCGACATCACGCTGGACAGGTTCGACCTCACCGAGGTGACCGGGGCCGAGCGCGCGGCGTACTCCGCCGACGAGGCGCGGCTGTCCGGCAGCGCGCGCATCACCCGTCAGGCGAAGGGACCGGCCATCGCGCTCGGCGGCGACGCACTGGCCACGTTCTTCGTCGCCGCAGGCGGGGACGGCTACTACGACCTGACGCTCGACTACCGGGCGCCTGACGCGGGCGACCTGCGGGTCCTGGCCGACGGGCGCGAGATCGCCGGCCTGCGGGCGACGCGGCCCGGCGAGGGCTCCTCCCGGGCCCGGGTGTACCTCCCGGCCGGCATCTCCAAGATCGACGTGAGCGGCCCGGCCGGCCTGGAGCTGCGCGCGCTCACCACGGTACGGGTGGCGGAGGCGGACGCGGCCGTCCACCGGGTCGAGGCCGAGCAGGCGCCGCGCGCCGGCACCGCGAACGTGGTCAACGTCCCCGCCACGAGCGGGTCGAACGCCTCCGCGGGCGCGTACGTCGGCCACATCGGAAACGGCCCGGGCAACACGCTCACCCTCCCCCGCCCGGACGGGTTCGGCCCCGGCGAGTACGTCCTGGTGGTGCACTACGCCAACGCCGACAGGAACACCGGCCACGCGTACAACACCGACGTCATCAGCCGTTTCCTCGACATCAGCGAGACCGGCGGCGCGACGACGCGCGGCGTGTTCCGGCACAACTACGCCTGGGACAACTTCTGGCCGCAGGCCACGCCCCTCACGCTCAGTACGGACACGGGCGCGATCGTCCTCGGCAACGCGACGGCGTACGGACCGAACATCGACCGGCTCGAGCTCGCGCGTCTCGTCCTCGAGATCGACAACAAGGCACGAGGCTGA
- a CDS encoding IclR family transcriptional regulator, with product MNQPGRTVSSRLLDVLFAFRPGHSRLTLADLTRRTGMPHATVRRLALHLVEAGALDRAPDGGFTVGVRMWQLGALAPLAVPLRTVALPFMDDLHTTLRQHVQLAVLEGAEAVIVERLSAADAVGVISRVGGSLPLHSSGVGKVLLAHADAGLLDRVIEQGMTRYTPRTITEPARLKDTLEECRRTGVAVVREETTPGVDSVATRIIDADGEVVAALSVVVRSGSVDLRTVIPAVVTSGLGVSRRLGRHPPVRSRLHPAGPPPSRS from the coding sequence ATGAACCAGCCCGGACGCACTGTCAGCTCCCGGTTGCTTGACGTCCTGTTCGCCTTCCGACCCGGGCACTCCCGCCTCACCCTCGCCGATCTCACCCGCCGCACCGGCATGCCGCACGCCACGGTGCGCCGTCTGGCGCTGCACCTGGTGGAGGCGGGGGCCCTGGACCGGGCGCCGGACGGCGGTTTCACCGTGGGCGTCCGCATGTGGCAACTGGGCGCGCTGGCGCCGCTGGCCGTGCCGCTGCGTACGGTGGCTCTGCCGTTCATGGACGACCTGCACACCACCCTGCGCCAGCACGTGCAACTCGCCGTGCTCGAAGGCGCCGAAGCGGTCATCGTGGAGCGCCTGTCCGCCGCGGACGCGGTCGGTGTCATCTCCCGCGTCGGCGGCTCCCTGCCTTTGCACAGTTCCGGTGTCGGGAAGGTGCTCCTCGCCCACGCCGACGCCGGCCTGCTGGATCGGGTGATCGAGCAAGGCATGACGCGCTACACGCCCCGTACCATCACGGAGCCGGCGCGGCTCAAGGACACCCTGGAGGAGTGCCGCAGGACCGGCGTCGCCGTGGTCCGCGAGGAGACGACCCCAGGGGTGGACTCGGTGGCGACCCGCATCATCGACGCCGACGGCGAGGTGGTCGCCGCGCTGTCGGTCGTCGTCCGCAGCGGATCGGTGGACCTGCGTACCGTGATCCCCGCGGTCGTCACCTCCGGGCTGGGTGTGTCCCGGCGACTCGGCCGGCATCCCCCGGTCCGGTCGCGGCTGCATCCAGCGGGTCCCCCGCCGTCGCGTTCCTGA
- a CDS encoding FAD-dependent monooxygenase translates to MRMNVPRDSHGPRIAVIGGGIGGLSAAAFLRRAGLTATVYEQASALKEVGAGLVVAPNAARLLRRLGLTDRLVRHAVPLEWGWEFRRWEDGRVLSVEQLTDVCERLYGERTYVVHRADLLDAVKSAVPGAWLRLGARCTAVEPLPDGAVLHFADGSRAEADVVIGADGVHSVVRGVVAEPAPPEYSGLCAFRTVVPADRAPAFARRHAQTLWLGPGRHFVHYPISGGRAVNVVAFAPAGDYTEESWSAMSTVEEFSAEFTGWDTRVTDLIKAGGTPGRWALLDRTPLERWSRGRITLLGDAAHPMFPFFGQGAAQAIEDAAALAVCLAENLDDPERALKRYESARIERTTRLQQVSHARGHVNHLPDGPEQQARDAALAGSDPLISNGWIYGYDAESAASAAGKPVPGPSS, encoded by the coding sequence ATGCGCATGAACGTGCCGCGTGATTCCCACGGCCCGCGGATCGCCGTCATCGGAGGCGGCATCGGCGGGCTCTCCGCAGCCGCCTTCCTGCGGCGGGCGGGGCTCACGGCGACGGTCTACGAGCAGGCCTCCGCACTCAAGGAAGTGGGGGCCGGTCTGGTGGTGGCTCCCAACGCCGCCCGGCTGCTGCGGCGGCTGGGCTTGACGGACCGGCTGGTGCGTCACGCGGTGCCGCTGGAGTGGGGGTGGGAGTTCCGCCGCTGGGAGGACGGCAGAGTTCTGTCGGTGGAGCAGCTCACCGATGTCTGCGAGCGGCTCTACGGCGAACGTACCTACGTCGTCCACCGGGCGGACCTGCTCGACGCGGTCAAGTCGGCGGTGCCCGGCGCATGGCTGCGCCTGGGCGCGCGCTGCACGGCGGTCGAGCCGCTGCCGGACGGCGCGGTGCTGCATTTCGCCGACGGCAGCCGGGCGGAGGCCGATGTCGTCATCGGGGCCGACGGCGTGCACTCGGTGGTGCGCGGCGTGGTCGCCGAGCCGGCGCCGCCGGAGTACTCCGGGCTCTGCGCGTTCCGGACGGTCGTGCCCGCCGACCGTGCGCCCGCCTTCGCCCGCCGCCACGCGCAGACACTGTGGCTCGGCCCCGGCCGGCACTTCGTGCACTATCCGATCAGCGGCGGGCGGGCGGTCAACGTCGTCGCGTTCGCCCCCGCCGGGGACTACACCGAGGAGTCGTGGAGCGCCATGTCCACGGTCGAGGAGTTCTCGGCCGAGTTCACCGGCTGGGACACGCGCGTGACCGACCTGATCAAGGCGGGCGGCACACCCGGCAGATGGGCACTTCTGGACCGGACGCCGCTGGAACGGTGGAGCAGGGGGAGGATCACGTTGCTCGGAGACGCGGCCCACCCGATGTTCCCCTTCTTCGGCCAAGGCGCGGCGCAGGCCATCGAGGACGCCGCCGCCCTGGCCGTCTGCCTGGCCGAGAATCTGGACGATCCCGAACGCGCGCTCAAACGCTACGAGTCGGCTCGGATCGAGCGCACGACCCGGCTTCAGCAGGTCAGCCACGCCCGAGGCCACGTCAATCACCTGCCGGACGGGCCGGAACAGCAGGCCCGCGACGCCGCGCTGGCCGGCTCCGATCCATTGATCAGCAATGGCTGGATCTACGGGTACGACGCCGAATCAGCCGCGAGCGCGGCCGGCAAGCCTGTTCCAGGGCCCTCGTCGTGA
- a CDS encoding arabinofuranosyltransferase: MITVVAAAVMAFAGWQNRWISDDGLIAVRTVEQLLAGNGPVFNIGERVEANTSTAWTYLITVVSWLTRGDVAYVSVLLGLMCTVGAVTFAMLGAMHLHGGSRWFLPAGVLVVLALPPFWEFATSGLETGLAFLWIGLSWWLLVRAASDGPVLPLVFVLGLAPLVRPELALVYPTFFGALLVLRWPGWWPAARWFAMSIALPAAYQIFRMGYYGLLVPNTALAKEAGESRWARGLLYAGDTVLTYQLIGPLLAVIPLALWALRTRRKLIVSLAPLIAGILMLLYVLRVGGDFMHGRMMLPVLLLVLLPAMVLPLHAVTALSCTAVTLWAVVCAVALDVPYKHAVGPDGIADERGFYVLRTQDPHPVTAEPYVRSSPNPLSTGNATGLHVPDAGPGTVPLRTDQPARLAVSGKVLGTLGASFPLDVLVVDQLGLANALGSHMELACGQRVGHEKPLPAAYVLADYMAPGTSLPDARLQAEVTRIRSELATGRFRDLLEATRAPLTPRRFWDNLVGAPARTAFRFSTGNAPCPS, from the coding sequence ATGATCACGGTGGTGGCCGCGGCCGTGATGGCCTTCGCCGGGTGGCAGAACCGGTGGATCAGCGACGACGGCCTGATCGCTGTGCGGACCGTCGAGCAGCTGCTTGCGGGGAACGGGCCGGTCTTCAACATCGGTGAGCGCGTCGAGGCCAACACCAGCACCGCTTGGACCTATCTGATCACGGTGGTCTCCTGGTTGACGCGGGGGGACGTGGCCTACGTCTCGGTGCTGCTCGGCCTGATGTGCACGGTCGGCGCCGTGACGTTCGCCATGCTCGGCGCCATGCACCTGCATGGCGGCTCGCGGTGGTTCCTGCCGGCGGGAGTCCTGGTCGTCCTCGCGTTGCCGCCGTTCTGGGAATTCGCGACCTCCGGCCTGGAGACCGGGTTGGCATTTCTGTGGATAGGTTTGTCGTGGTGGCTGCTGGTCCGGGCGGCTTCCGACGGGCCGGTGCTGCCCCTGGTGTTCGTCCTCGGTCTGGCGCCTCTCGTCCGGCCGGAGTTGGCCCTCGTCTACCCGACATTCTTCGGCGCGCTGCTCGTCCTGCGGTGGCCGGGATGGTGGCCCGCCGCCCGCTGGTTCGCTATGTCCATAGCGCTGCCGGCCGCCTATCAAATCTTCCGCATGGGCTACTACGGGCTTCTCGTGCCCAACACCGCCCTCGCCAAAGAGGCCGGCGAGAGCCGGTGGGCACGTGGTCTCCTCTATGCCGGCGACACCGTGCTGACCTATCAGCTGATCGGCCCCCTGCTCGCGGTCATCCCGCTGGCGCTGTGGGCCCTCCGCACGCGCCGGAAGCTCATCGTCTCGCTGGCCCCGCTCATAGCGGGGATTCTGATGCTGCTCTACGTCCTGCGCGTCGGCGGCGACTTCATGCACGGGCGGATGATGCTGCCGGTGCTGCTTCTCGTCTTGCTGCCTGCCATGGTCCTCCCCCTGCATGCCGTAACCGCACTCTCGTGCACGGCCGTGACACTGTGGGCCGTGGTCTGCGCGGTGGCGCTCGACGTGCCGTACAAACACGCCGTCGGGCCCGACGGAATCGCGGACGAGCGCGGCTTTTACGTGCTCCGGACTCAGGACCCGCATCCGGTCACCGCCGAGCCCTACGTCCGCTCCAGTCCGAACCCGCTGAGCACCGGGAACGCCACCGGCCTGCATGTGCCGGACGCGGGTCCGGGAACGGTGCCGCTCCGCACCGACCAGCCCGCACGCCTGGCGGTGTCAGGCAAGGTTCTGGGCACGCTGGGAGCGTCGTTCCCGCTGGACGTCCTCGTCGTCGACCAGCTCGGCCTGGCGAACGCCCTCGGCAGCCACATGGAGCTGGCGTGCGGGCAGCGAGTGGGGCACGAGAAGCCGCTTCCCGCCGCGTACGTCCTGGCCGACTACATGGCTCCCGGAACTTCGCTGCCGGACGCGCGGCTTCAGGCCGAGGTGACGCGGATCAGGAGCGAGCTGGCCACCGGCCGGTTCCGTGATCTGCTGGAAGCGACGAGGGCCCCGCTGACCCCGCGCCGATTCTGGGACAACCTGGTGGGCGCCCCCGCACGCACGGCCTTCCGCTTCTCCACCGGGAACGCCCCCTGCCCGTCATGA